In Paralcaligenes sp. KSB-10, the following are encoded in one genomic region:
- a CDS encoding GntR family transcriptional regulator: MATTSNVKNRSEALRESIEEMIAVGTLKPGQHLDEATLAEEFGVSRTPIREALIQLSSTGIIVMRPRRGAIVAEVGPQQLIEMFEVMAEIEAMCGRLAARRMSAVEHRALLAAHQACKDACDASDPDEYFYRNEAFHEQIYSGSRNTFLAEQARSLHRRLRPYRRLQLRVRDRTKASYCEHEKIVEAIIAGDSDLTVELLRQHVTIQGQRFADLVASLPSLNVETL, translated from the coding sequence ATGGCTACTACGTCAAATGTCAAAAACAGGTCCGAAGCCCTGCGCGAATCGATTGAAGAGATGATTGCGGTCGGCACTTTGAAGCCAGGCCAGCATTTGGATGAAGCCACGCTGGCGGAAGAGTTTGGGGTGTCGCGCACTCCGATTCGAGAGGCGCTGATTCAGCTTTCCTCCACGGGCATCATCGTCATGCGTCCGCGTCGCGGCGCGATTGTGGCCGAAGTGGGGCCTCAGCAGCTTATCGAAATGTTCGAAGTGATGGCCGAGATCGAGGCCATGTGCGGCCGGCTGGCCGCGCGCCGCATGTCCGCGGTCGAGCATCGCGCGCTATTGGCTGCGCATCAGGCATGCAAGGATGCGTGCGATGCGTCCGATCCGGATGAGTACTTCTATAGGAACGAAGCATTTCACGAACAAATCTACTCAGGCAGCCGCAATACATTTCTTGCGGAACAGGCGCGATCTCTGCATCGGCGATTGCGGCCCTATCGGCGGCTGCAGTTGCGGGTACGCGATCGGACGAAGGCGTCTTATTGCGAACACGAAAAGATCGTCGAGGCAATTATTGCGGGCGACAGCGATTTAACGGTCGAGCTTTTGCGTCAGCATGTCACTATCCAGGGGCAGCGCTTTGCCGACCTGGTTGCATCCTTGCCGTCATTGAACGTAGAAACTCTATAA